From a single Corynebacterium kroppenstedtii DSM 44385 genomic region:
- a CDS encoding exonuclease domain-containing protein: MTNSDTDIPSPGTEIPADASFSQIQADDETTPAEYVAAIPILGGTAYISESGVTISRIPAAQIYLDPETKIDRDSIRGWSRTDPTPLEPGFIDLFLDATPPISRERSRFAPNALRFSPAHSVDTSIIDFANEALTAMQADDLESLRRIARAVSHQTDSRSAFGGVGGTGARGNSTASPSAEGNQAKSSEKKQDDSPAAPDNDAQRSNVLQPADGTLDSRPPSFIAFDVETANEANGSICQFGVVVYHEGKEAESHTWLCQPPSAWPDFTPATTAIHGITPDKVANEPSCHDRLEQLAALLRKENLPIVAHNAKFDMVALRDAARAEKVDIPHITFACTYLLARALHPELPNYKLTTVAQSAGSEAFHHHDALADARACGEIMLSLCGISPRDTEPPSDVQSMAEVVESAGYTFGTVKDNSLSLFRKPRRSRSDHQQSSRNGQTRGNRGPSNWESVATPRDIPETNTDADPNGPLFGKNVTLTGEFSPLDKGQLWQAIAQAGGTVGKNVTKKTTLLVCGEWNGKTSKQKRAEELQEKGQEIEIWNQGQLLDALDLN; encoded by the coding sequence ATGACGAATTCCGACACTGATATTCCTTCCCCGGGAACTGAAATCCCAGCTGACGCTAGTTTTTCGCAAATTCAGGCTGACGATGAGACGACGCCCGCTGAGTATGTTGCTGCAATCCCGATCCTCGGTGGCACGGCATATATCAGTGAAAGCGGGGTCACGATCTCACGGATCCCCGCTGCACAGATTTATCTTGACCCGGAGACGAAGATAGATCGGGATTCAATTCGTGGTTGGTCACGGACCGACCCCACCCCACTTGAACCAGGTTTTATCGATCTATTCCTGGATGCCACTCCTCCGATATCGCGGGAGCGCTCGCGATTCGCGCCTAACGCTCTCCGATTTTCACCGGCTCACTCCGTCGACACATCCATTATTGATTTCGCTAATGAAGCCCTCACTGCGATGCAGGCTGATGACTTAGAGAGCTTGCGTCGTATAGCACGGGCCGTTTCTCATCAGACGGATTCGCGGTCGGCATTTGGCGGTGTAGGTGGTACCGGTGCACGGGGCAACAGCACAGCCAGTCCTAGTGCAGAAGGCAACCAAGCGAAGTCAAGTGAGAAGAAACAAGACGATAGCCCTGCCGCACCGGATAACGATGCTCAGCGCAGCAATGTTCTTCAGCCTGCCGATGGCACATTAGATTCACGTCCGCCCTCGTTTATTGCTTTTGACGTCGAAACGGCGAACGAAGCTAATGGTTCGATATGCCAATTCGGTGTCGTCGTGTATCACGAGGGGAAAGAAGCTGAATCCCACACGTGGCTGTGCCAACCGCCTTCGGCGTGGCCAGATTTCACGCCGGCGACCACCGCGATCCATGGGATTACCCCTGATAAAGTCGCCAATGAGCCGTCATGCCATGACCGGTTGGAGCAACTTGCGGCGCTCCTCAGGAAAGAAAACCTCCCTATCGTCGCTCACAATGCCAAGTTCGATATGGTCGCGCTCCGGGACGCCGCTCGGGCAGAGAAAGTCGACATTCCGCACATTACTTTCGCCTGCACCTACCTCCTTGCACGCGCGCTCCACCCCGAGCTTCCTAATTATAAATTGACGACGGTGGCTCAATCGGCGGGTTCAGAGGCATTTCATCATCACGATGCCCTGGCAGATGCTCGCGCGTGTGGCGAAATCATGTTGAGTTTATGCGGGATTTCTCCTCGCGACACTGAGCCGCCATCAGACGTCCAATCGATGGCGGAGGTCGTCGAATCGGCGGGCTACACGTTCGGAACAGTGAAAGACAATTCGCTGTCACTTTTCCGGAAACCGCGACGATCTCGGTCGGATCACCAGCAGTCATCACGAAATGGGCAAACGCGGGGGAACCGTGGCCCGTCCAACTGGGAATCCGTTGCTACTCCCCGTGATATTCCTGAGACGAATACCGACGCCGACCCGAACGGACCCCTCTTTGGCAAAAACGTGACGTTGACTGGGGAATTCTCTCCGCTGGATAAGGGACAACTGTGGCAAGCGATCGCTCAGGCGGGCGGAACCGTCGGCAAGAATGTGACAAAGAAGACCACCCTCCTTGTCTGCGGGGAATGGAATGGGAAGACGTCGAAACAGAAACGTGCTGAGGAGCTTCAGGAAAAAGGGCAAGAGATCGAGATCTGGAATCAAGGCCAGCTTCTCGATGCACTAGATCTCAATTAA
- a CDS encoding fructose bisphosphate aldolase, whose protein sequence is MNQEQATRMTEAKGFIAALDQSGGSTPKALRAYGIQDDAYSSDAEMFDLVHAMRSRLITSPSFTSEKVLAAILFEMTMDREIEGIPTAQYLWEKKGIVPLLKIDKGLADEENDVQVMKPMPELDKLLDRGVEKGIFGTKERSVINAANGEGIQAVVDQQFEIGKQVLAKGMVPILEPEVTISIDDKEEAEELLKAALLKGLDDIPEGQQVMIKVSIPTVDNFYEDLINHPKVMRVVALSGGYERDDANERLSRNKGLIASFSRALLEGLTADQSQEEFDNTLATTIDGIYKASIAG, encoded by the coding sequence ATGAACCAGGAGCAGGCCACTCGCATGACTGAGGCCAAGGGCTTCATCGCTGCCCTTGACCAATCCGGCGGATCCACCCCGAAGGCGCTTCGCGCTTACGGCATCCAGGATGACGCATATTCCTCTGATGCCGAGATGTTCGATCTTGTCCACGCTATGCGTAGCCGTCTGATTACCTCTCCATCCTTCACCTCCGAGAAGGTACTCGCAGCCATCCTGTTCGAAATGACGATGGACCGCGAGATTGAAGGCATTCCTACCGCCCAGTACCTCTGGGAGAAGAAGGGTATCGTTCCGCTTCTCAAGATCGACAAGGGTCTGGCCGACGAAGAGAACGACGTTCAGGTCATGAAGCCCATGCCTGAGCTCGATAAGCTCCTCGACCGTGGCGTTGAGAAGGGCATCTTCGGCACCAAGGAGCGTTCGGTTATTAACGCTGCTAATGGTGAGGGTATCCAGGCTGTTGTTGACCAGCAGTTTGAGATCGGTAAGCAGGTCCTGGCCAAGGGCATGGTTCCGATCCTCGAGCCCGAGGTCACCATCTCTATCGACGACAAGGAGGAAGCTGAAGAGCTTCTGAAGGCTGCTCTTCTGAAGGGCCTGGATGACATTCCTGAGGGTCAGCAGGTCATGATTAAGGTCTCCATCCCGACCGTCGATAACTTCTACGAAGACCTCATCAACCACCCGAAGGTTATGCGTGTTGTCGCGCTGTCCGGTGGTTACGAGCGTGACGACGCTAACGAGCGCCTTTCCCGCAACAAGGGCCTCATTGCATCGTTCTCTCGCGCTCTCCTCGAGGGACTGACCGCTGATCAGTCGCAGGAAGAGTTCGACAACACCTTGGCTACCACGATCGATGGTATTTACAAGGCTTCGATCGCAGGCTAA
- a CDS encoding Rv0361 family membrane protein, with amino-acid sequence MPDVVLSEADEVQTADQGDKRGQSRAQVRRWGAALMTASLCGALAACSHGSSSDDETSSSAAQASSSSSSAKPASSAEATQPPATQSDNAAGDEQSGGAKLGADIPTVPDSNETPSSGPKPINGKPGSEQDVESIKDALGHYGDTSGTVRHYYESTKAYTCKDRIAAHPEVFSDENINSLPNESIDKMGLAGSIPKFNNISNIKVDGDRATASVNTTFNGATSTGTMLFTKEDGQWKVCSD; translated from the coding sequence GTGCCAGATGTAGTGTTGTCAGAAGCAGATGAGGTACAGACTGCGGATCAGGGCGATAAAAGGGGACAGTCTCGCGCGCAGGTACGTCGTTGGGGGGCCGCGCTCATGACTGCATCGCTTTGTGGGGCATTAGCCGCTTGTTCACACGGATCATCGTCGGATGATGAAACGAGTTCTTCGGCAGCTCAGGCATCATCGAGTAGTTCTTCTGCGAAACCCGCATCGTCTGCTGAAGCAACACAGCCGCCCGCAACACAATCAGATAACGCCGCGGGGGATGAGCAGTCCGGTGGTGCGAAACTCGGTGCGGATATTCCCACCGTTCCAGACTCGAATGAAACCCCGTCAAGTGGGCCCAAGCCGATCAACGGAAAGCCTGGTAGCGAACAAGACGTCGAGAGCATTAAGGATGCTCTCGGCCACTACGGGGATACCTCCGGAACCGTGCGTCACTACTACGAAAGCACGAAAGCCTATACATGCAAGGATCGTATTGCTGCCCATCCGGAAGTGTTCTCTGACGAGAACATCAATTCTCTGCCCAATGAGTCAATTGACAAGATGGGCTTAGCTGGGTCGATCCCGAAATTTAACAACATCTCCAACATCAAAGTCGACGGTGACCGGGCGACTGCCTCGGTAAACACCACGTTCAATGGTGCGACCTCGACGGGGACGATGTTGTTCACCAAGGAAGACGGTCAGTGGAAAGTCTGCTCTGACTAG
- a CDS encoding TetR/AcrR family transcriptional regulator, translating to MQLTTTAIITSALNILHEYGLGDLTIRRLARTLDVAPAALYWHFPNKQALLGGVADELLSPLDDLKERLLKSVDDDEGSRDSELSPISDDVSATTSQRPRPQWYRHAYIFCAGFYRQCICCRDAADLISAALPAGMVTNDPIDALSQILRSSLPDGDEATILDGSTTLISFILGLAIREQTAAEASKIVASSVFTADDDHDGHGDEPSQTDDDASSSASSHPRASEWDELLTHSTANIDAWRALLSASANAGLRIILDGIAQSHAGKSWFVHPPR from the coding sequence ATGCAGCTCACAACGACGGCGATCATCACGAGTGCTCTAAACATTCTGCACGAGTACGGGTTAGGAGATCTCACGATTCGGCGTCTGGCCCGTACCTTAGACGTCGCCCCAGCTGCACTGTACTGGCATTTTCCCAACAAGCAGGCCCTCCTCGGTGGAGTAGCTGATGAGCTTCTTTCCCCTCTGGATGATCTTAAGGAGCGACTTCTTAAAAGCGTCGATGACGACGAAGGATCGCGCGATTCCGAATTATCACCAATATCGGATGACGTTTCGGCAACGACGTCGCAACGCCCTCGTCCTCAGTGGTATCGACATGCATATATATTCTGCGCCGGCTTTTATCGACAGTGCATCTGTTGTCGGGACGCTGCAGACCTCATATCTGCGGCACTACCAGCAGGAATGGTAACCAACGATCCTATCGACGCATTGTCGCAAATCCTACGTTCTTCTCTTCCTGATGGCGACGAGGCCACAATCCTCGACGGCTCAACAACGCTCATCTCCTTCATCCTCGGTCTCGCTATCCGTGAGCAAACAGCGGCGGAGGCGTCGAAAATTGTTGCCTCCTCAGTTTTTACTGCCGACGATGACCACGATGGACACGGCGACGAGCCATCCCAAACAGACGACGATGCTTCTTCCTCCGCATCAAGCCATCCACGTGCTTCTGAGTGGGACGAACTGCTGACACATAGCACTGCGAATATTGACGCATGGAGAGCACTGCTCAGCGCAAGCGCAAATGCAGGATTACGAATCATCCTCGACGGAATAGCTCAATCTCACGCGGGGAAATCATGGTTTGTCCACCCTCCCCGCTAA
- the glgX gene encoding glycogen debranching protein GlgX, with translation MKNTQEQASEKIVDNDHEAPTISGQATSPATDDATANDGSSATSSDNAPDLVVWPGNSYPLGSTYDGSGTNFALFSEVADKVELCLIDSDGAETRIEMREVDAHIWHCYLPGIIPGQRYGYRVHGPWDPHQGLRCDPSKILLDPYAKAFDGKFDGDASLFSYDIDNPDERNTDDSLGHTMLSVVINPYFDWGSDRLPRHPMNKTVVYEAHVKGMTMTHPDVPENYRGTYAGLAHPSIVKYLKDLGVTAIELMPIHQFYQDDRLHELGLSNYWGYNTFGFLAPHQDYAAAKKPGAAVSEFKNMVRAFHDNDIEVILDVVYNHTAEGNHMGPTLSFRGIDNAAYYRLVDDDRQHYMDYTGTGNSLNVRHPHTLQLIMDSLRYWVTEMHIDGFRFDLASTLARELHDVDRLSAFFDLVQQDPIVSQVKLIAEPWDVGEGGYQVGNFPAIWSEWNGMYRDTVRDFWRGEPATLGEFASRLTGSSDLYAANDRRPTASINFVTAHDGFTLHDLVSYNEKHNEANKEDNRDGESHNRSWNCGVEGPTDDPDIIQLRGRQIRNFLTTLLLSQGTPMICHGDEMGRTQNGNNNVYCQDSELSWVDWSQATDNKDLIDFTRRLIELRNDHPVFRRRRFLAGGPLGYDVQDRDIAWMTPAGTLMTTADWDHDFGRSLMVHLGGEAIAEPDEQGQKIFDDSFILCFNAHHERIDFTLPKDDAVKASRDPEDTDPSRLWSVVVDTSLPTGFSEDDPDVYKPESTVPVENRSVVVLCRRRRHSA, from the coding sequence ATGAAAAATACACAGGAGCAGGCTTCCGAGAAGATCGTCGATAATGACCACGAGGCCCCAACGATATCCGGGCAAGCAACTTCTCCAGCCACAGATGACGCCACAGCCAACGATGGATCGTCGGCGACATCCTCCGATAACGCCCCTGACCTCGTCGTATGGCCGGGAAACTCATACCCTTTGGGATCAACATACGATGGCTCGGGAACGAACTTTGCTCTGTTCTCAGAGGTCGCCGACAAGGTAGAACTCTGCCTGATTGACAGTGACGGTGCCGAGACCCGCATCGAGATGCGCGAGGTCGACGCCCACATTTGGCACTGCTACCTACCTGGAATTATCCCAGGACAACGCTACGGCTACCGCGTTCATGGCCCATGGGATCCACATCAGGGCCTTCGCTGCGACCCGTCGAAAATACTGCTCGATCCCTATGCAAAGGCTTTCGATGGGAAATTCGACGGCGACGCTTCCCTGTTCAGCTATGACATCGATAACCCCGATGAACGCAATACCGACGACAGCTTGGGCCACACCATGTTGTCCGTCGTCATCAACCCCTATTTCGATTGGGGGTCTGATCGGCTACCGCGGCACCCGATGAACAAGACCGTTGTTTACGAAGCTCACGTCAAGGGCATGACCATGACGCACCCTGACGTGCCCGAGAATTATCGCGGTACCTATGCTGGCCTCGCCCACCCCTCAATCGTCAAGTACCTCAAAGATCTTGGCGTGACAGCTATCGAGCTCATGCCTATCCACCAGTTCTATCAGGATGATCGGCTCCACGAGCTCGGTCTCAGCAACTACTGGGGATACAACACCTTCGGCTTCTTGGCGCCTCACCAAGATTACGCAGCTGCCAAGAAACCCGGCGCCGCTGTTTCTGAGTTCAAGAACATGGTGCGGGCTTTCCACGACAATGACATCGAAGTCATTCTCGACGTCGTCTATAACCACACGGCGGAGGGCAACCATATGGGGCCGACGCTGAGCTTCCGGGGTATCGACAACGCGGCTTATTATCGCCTGGTCGATGATGACCGTCAGCACTATATGGACTACACGGGTACGGGAAATAGCCTGAATGTCCGGCATCCCCACACGCTGCAATTGATTATGGATTCATTGCGGTACTGGGTTACCGAGATGCATATTGACGGATTCCGCTTCGATCTTGCGTCGACCCTCGCGCGTGAACTTCATGATGTCGATCGATTGTCAGCATTCTTCGACCTCGTGCAACAAGATCCCATTGTCAGCCAGGTCAAGCTCATCGCCGAGCCTTGGGATGTGGGCGAAGGCGGCTACCAAGTCGGAAACTTCCCCGCCATCTGGTCCGAATGGAACGGAATGTATCGAGATACCGTCCGCGACTTCTGGCGTGGCGAGCCTGCGACCTTGGGTGAGTTCGCTTCACGCTTGACGGGATCGTCAGATCTGTACGCCGCTAATGATCGACGTCCTACCGCGTCGATTAACTTCGTGACCGCGCATGATGGGTTCACCCTCCATGACCTCGTCAGCTATAACGAGAAACACAACGAGGCTAATAAGGAAGATAACCGCGACGGAGAATCGCACAACCGGTCGTGGAACTGTGGCGTTGAAGGCCCCACGGATGATCCCGACATTATCCAGCTGCGAGGCCGTCAAATTCGGAACTTCTTGACGACGCTGCTGCTCAGCCAGGGAACGCCCATGATCTGCCATGGCGATGAAATGGGTCGTACCCAGAATGGGAACAACAACGTCTACTGCCAAGATTCGGAATTGTCGTGGGTGGATTGGTCCCAGGCAACAGACAATAAAGATCTGATCGACTTCACTCGACGGTTAATCGAGCTTCGCAATGATCACCCCGTGTTCCGTCGTCGGAGATTCCTGGCCGGTGGCCCGTTGGGGTACGACGTGCAAGATCGCGATATCGCGTGGATGACTCCCGCCGGAACGCTCATGACGACGGCCGACTGGGATCATGACTTCGGACGGTCTCTCATGGTTCACCTCGGCGGGGAAGCGATTGCTGAACCCGACGAGCAAGGGCAAAAAATCTTCGATGATTCATTCATCTTGTGCTTCAACGCGCACCATGAGCGGATAGATTTCACTCTTCCGAAAGATGATGCAGTGAAGGCATCGCGCGATCCAGAAGACACGGATCCGTCGCGCCTCTGGAGCGTCGTCGTCGATACATCGCTGCCCACTGGATTCTCCGAAGATGATCCAGACGTCTATAAGCCCGAATCAACCGTTCCCGTTGAGAACCGATCTGTTGTCGTGCTGTGCCGGCGGCGCCGTCACTCGGCATAA